In the Nitrososphaerales archaeon genome, one interval contains:
- a CDS encoding BsuPI-related putative proteinase inhibitor, with amino-acid sequence MSYRILRMLTRRGFFNRIFKILIVAAAIGLGGYYTGLLTLQERNVSQNRGSTPEERTEEKKQGMNVDGQERITPSEIGEVSTIRGQLRLTMKAPLRIKEGQPLNVILELANIGDEAVTILYTSGQKSDFVVYKDGDEVYRWSSDKLFIQAIIEKTLQPGQSIIDALSSSPKTFSRGSYTLIGESKALLKGCYTPRCKESSLFLKTPPLHFEVIPAL; translated from the coding sequence TAGAATTTTAAGAATGCTTACTCGAAGAGGATTTTTCAACCGCATCTTTAAAATTCTCATCGTTGCTGCTGCAATTGGTTTAGGAGGCTACTACACAGGTCTGCTTACTCTACAAGAGAGGAATGTTTCTCAGAATCGAGGCTCCACTCCTGAAGAACGTACTGAAGAGAAAAAGCAGGGCATGAACGTTGATGGTCAAGAGCGAATCACACCATCCGAGATTGGAGAGGTATCTACTATTAGAGGCCAACTCCGACTGACTATGAAGGCTCCATTGAGGATAAAGGAAGGTCAACCGTTGAACGTAATTCTTGAATTGGCCAATATCGGGGATGAAGCCGTCACCATTCTATACACATCGGGGCAGAAATCGGACTTTGTCGTTTACAAAGATGGTGATGAAGTTTATCGATGGTCCTCAGATAAGCTATTCATCCAAGCCATCATCGAAAAGACCCTACAGCCAGGTCAGAGTATCATCGATGCACTCTCATCGAGCCCTAAAACCTTTTCAAGAGGCTCCTATACTCTAATCGGTGAATCGAAGGCTCTTCTCAAAGGGTGCTATACACCAAGGTGCAAAGAATCATCTCTATTTCTGAAAACACCTCCCTTACACTTCGAAGTCATACCCGCTTTATAA